The Halichondria panicea chromosome 8, odHalPani1.1, whole genome shotgun sequence DNA segment ATCAACAAACAGTTCATCATGATCACCACTTCGATTATTGGAATCTTTGTTCACCCAGCCATGAATAGGTGAACAGTAGCATTTGTGGCATTTCAAGTGAGTGTGACAACTGTTTTTAAATGTGGGGTAGATTTGGAAATGGCCTGAGATTGCTGGAATTAGCCCGTGTACACATTCTTGTCTCTTCAAATCTTTCCAGGTCAGCGTTTTTGACAGGATACCATTTGACAAAAAATGAGCTTGTAGTGTGTTTCCTTGAGCACTGTCACTCCCCAGTAGAGCCTTTAATGTGGCAGCCTTGTTAAAGTGAGAGCAATCTCCATAGAGAGAGCTTAGTGAAGGGTCTCCTAGGTTATGAGATGCTGCAGGATTGCTTGCGTCAAATACAAATTGTAAGAAGAGAGGGTTGGATTGAGATGTGGTTGCTTGATTGACCAAAATTGACATTAAGTTCGCAATGTTTTTTTTCAAGTCATTGATAGCAATTTTTTCCATTTTAGTCGATTTGGGGCTTTGACCAGCTGTGTACAGATCAAGAAGAGAAATTATATAGAGGTCTGACGTAGGTCTAAGTTTTAAAGAGGAATTGTTTTTTAGGACTTCAGAGATCAGAGCAAGATTTCTCTTCAAGGATGTATATTGATACACCTCTTTACTATCAGTTTGTGTTACACCTTCATTTACTGGTAGTTGCGTCAAAAGTGTTTTCGCTTCATTAAATGGGAAAATGCGATTAAATCCGATTGCTTTAGTCGTATTTGGATCAAATACAGAATACATAACAACTCCGAATCTTACATCATGTGTTTCATTCTGAGACAATTCGATCAGCAACTCCAAATGTTCCAACTTCTTCATATTCAGTATCCTGTCAGACTGTTCAATCAAAAACACAATATCCACCAGGCTAGGGGGGTGACTATTGTAGGGTGTGGGGGATCTCGTACCGTTTCTTGTCGACAACCTCATCTGAGAACAGCTGATAAGGTGTGATACGATGCTATCAGATGACCAGGTGAAATCAGAGGAGTCTGTTAAAAGTAGAGAAATTGTTTCCATTGTAGTATACTTTGCAGACCTATAATTGAGACATATAGGATGACTGTCCTGAGATAAAAACATAGTGCACTGTTGGTCGTAATCGCTGATATCGACACACATTGTCGTCCAGAAAGTCAGGACTGCTAACAAGCTCAGACAGGATACAACCGGAAATTGTAGGACCCAAGCAAACATGACTGAAAAtgtacctgtgtgtggggggggggtggatGGGTGGGACTGGTGGAGCGCCGTTTGAGATTCGACTAGAGACATGCATAGTGataccgtctttcttctaattacagcgaCACTAAAAATCAACTATGATTCTCCAGTGGCGCACAAATAGAGCAAGAAAAAAAGATAATTCCAGTTTGGCACTTAtattagagtggcgctgtaattagaagaaagacggtataCACACGAGTGAGGGGGACTGATGGTATAGGTACTGGATGTATTAAAGTTGCACAACATGATAACACGTAATCCTGTCCTTTGTGTTCATGACATTTACATTGTAGAAACTCACCTATTTTATATACTAAGCACTAATACAGGAATGGCAAGTGATCTGTCCCTATTTTTAAGTTTTCTAGCAGCTCTGAGCTGGTTTTCAGTGAAATGGTTGAAAATCTCGGTAAAGAGTGTCTTACAgtattttataataattatatagaattaATGACCTTTACCTTTTGGATCATTAGTGCACACAATACTCTCCTTTCAATATTGAGATTTTGGAGTGCTACAAGATAATATGGGTTAGGGAATTATCAATCTGAATCATGATTCTCAAGAAAAACAATTCTGAAATTTCTGATCCccgtatataccgtatagcgggtaattttcgtgggataaaaaattcgttcaactcgcgaaacggtggttttcgtgagtaaaaattttgtttaaTCTTGTTTGCCTGCCTGCATTtctacgttccggtaagccacgcctacgttaacatttcgtggaggtcagcttgcccacgaaaataacgaatattttaccccacgaaaattacccgctatacggtacccaAAACGTCGCATGTTTCATGCATATAAAATTGAAAAATTGTAGGAGCAATTACCTCTATGCTGTGATAGTTATATATGGTATTTAGTGCTGCTTGGAATGGTGATGATTTGTGTGTGGACCCGTTGTTCCATCCCATACAATTGCTATTTGTTCCTTCTGATCAAGTGGAACAATTGGCACCGTTGCACGAacggtatataataattaagtatAAAGTTCACCTCTGACTCTGAGTCTCCCTGGCACACTGAAAGAGCTACTATTAATTGTCATACTTCTGACATGAATGAGACAGATGTTTTTTTTAGCTCAGATTGGACAACAGGTATGAAATAACAAACAACTACGCACAGCATGCATTGAAATTATTGAAGTATAATAGCAATGCAGTATACAAACCAAACAAAGCAGTTGTACAAAAACAAAGCGTGACAATTAATTTCACAACAGAACAGTGCCTGACGGAGTCAATTACCTACTGTATGCTCTAATGTGACACTCATGCATGAATACAATTTTTTAAGACAAAATTCATACCCTCAGCATCAGGCACTGTTCTCATGGTTACTAGTCTAATAGCAATTATCCAACCTTGCCTACTAAATACTAGTAATTTATAGGACCAGAGTACTCTCCCCCTCTCCTGCTAAGACCGTGCTCAACACTCGTGGGGACTCTTTTGTATTAGCCTCCAGAGAGCTGACTTATAAGCCACATACCCAGTACACATTCAGCAGCAGTCTAAGAGGACAGCAACTTCCTTTGAAGGTGAGGAAATGGACTACGACTGTCAGAGCTCCAGTAGCAGCAATTCTTATGGAGACAACAAAGGACTTCAGTACCCTACAGAGAACCTAGGGACAAGTTGGGGGTCCTATCTTCAGAGTGGACCTCCCACTAGAGCCAGTCTGGCTGGTGGACATAAGAAAGTTAGAAATCATACTGAAACGGTGAATGAAGAACTTGCAGAATTAGGTATCCCAGTTAATATTAAGAGGTCGAAGCCAAAAGCTGTGGTATTTGACCCATTTACACAAGTGAGATCAATTGAGGACACTTCACAACCAACAACAAGCACAcctgaagtacatgtacaccctgCAAGCAAAAACAACACAATGAAAGAATTGAAAACCCAAAAAGAAAATTCTGAGCCTCCAGATACTATTGTCAACTATAAGAAGACACTTTTAAAAGAAACGCAAACACTTATGGAAGCTATCAATACTAGTCAACAAGAAATTGCCAAAAACGGCACCAACACTGATTGTCTTAAAGCATTGACTGCAAAAGACAAGACATACTCCAATCTGAGGCAGTTGGTATGTGAGCCTATTAATGGGAATGGAGTAGAGGTATTGTCGACTGGTGTGCTACTAGATGTCATACACTATCTGACAGAAGTGCTCAATTCTTTGGTTCAACAAAGTCAGAAGCAGCTTCAACACGCTGAAAGTTTACAAAAGAGTGGGAGGCAATTAAGTAAAAGCCAAGATCGATTTTTCAGAGATCAGCATGAGATACACAAAGCTATTGAAGAGGCGAGAATGCAACTCATAAAGGAACAAGTAAGATCATATAAAACAGCATTAATAATAGATTGCTAAGTGCATCAAAAGAGCGTGTACATTGCAAGCTAGTGCACACTTCACTGTTACACACTGCACCCCCTTTTTTAAAACACAGAACGCTTTTAAAGAGGAAATTATCGTTAAACAAGAGAATATGGAAAGACTACAGCTTGCATTGCGCCAACAAATACCCACAAAAGCACAAAAACAGACATCGACTTTAGGTACAGTCCATGAAGTTATGCAAGGTGAGACGATTACACGTAGTTCATCATGAACTATCAAGTAATGTGTACTCCTCATACAGGGCGTAATCAGATGGCTGCTTTACTTCAAACTCAGAAAGAGCAAGCTAAACTGGAGAAGTTATTATTTAGGCAACAAAGAGATATCCAGTGCATACAAAGAGATTTGGGAAATACTAAGTCAGGTTAAGAAACTATAGTTTCATATACGTAGTCTAGAAACTCATTCAGTATTATGTACTTGTAGAACTCCTGTCAGCTCAAGATCATGCACTAAAGCTTGAACACAAAATCGTTTTACACAGACGGAAAGGTACAGTGTGAATTaacacaactataattatgatgaaaaATACTATTATAGCGATGCCTGGACAACCTAGGGAACACGCAAAGGTATGCCCATGCATAGTATGTGGTTCATACAGCACACTATTTAAGTTGGCAACACAGGCACTCACAAGAAAAGAGGATAGGAAAGGGCATAAAACAACGGATACCGGGTTGCGAGGAGTCTTAACAGCTCAACGCACATTGGTAAGAAAAGCAAAATACTATAAAAGCAATGCAACTAAACATACATACGAGCAGGACCGAGAGATGCTGAGAATAAAAAGACAAATAGAAGAGCAGCAAATACAAGAGAGGCTAGCGAGCAAACGTTTGGAGGCCAGCTATCAGAGTCTCAAAAAGAGAGCAGTGGCCCTCAGGCAACAGGCTGCAGGAATTAAGGGGAAGTCACTCTATGTGCCTAGTGATGAAACTGATAATAAAGATGACGACAGACAAGCTCAACAACAAAAGAAAAGGAAGACGTAAATTCTTTGATCACGTGCATGCACACGTTTTATCAAGGGGGGGGGCTTTTAGCTGTGGATCGATGTCTTAATGGTACTTAGGAACACTAGGCTCCTGATATTGTATGGTTCTCACGCAGACACATTCCCAAATTACCCCAACTGCAAAGGCTCCCAAAACAAGCAAAAGTGAGAAAGAAGCCAACCTACACTTTCTCAAAACAGGAGCTGGTCACACTCGCTTGTTTCAGTGACGAGGAGGCTACAGACAATGTAATGGAGTGGCTGGAAATGCAAGGAAACCTTGTAGACTAGTGTTTTCATTCATGCAGCTACTACTTTATTAAAGCAGACAATTGCTCTCTGTCACACTTTTTGTACATTAGGAAACAGTACAGTTGTTATCACTGAATATGTTCATACAACTAAACTGCATTGatcaatttcaaaaatcgttGATTTATACAAGGCTCTAACAATGACTATACAGAAAAGGAAGTGTGAATGGAATAAGACACACAGAATTGTGGCTACAGGAACTAAAGACAGTGCTCttctagtatacatgtaccataccATACAGAAATGTCCATAGCAACACATACGTGAATAGTCCTCCAATCCCAATCATGCCATCAAACCAAATTTGCCTCCTGCTGGTAAAATACTTGTCCCAATCTGACCCTGCCTTCACCGCCAGCATCGAGGAAAGAACGAGAGAATAAACGAAGAAAAAAGCGAAACCATAGAGACCAGTCAGACCTAGGATGCCAGCCGTTGCTCCGGCGATGGCTGCAGACGAGGTTCTACAGTAGTCCACAATGGAAGCATTCTTTCTCACAGCACGCTCATTGTAGATAATCCTCTGGAGACTCATGTCCAGTGAATACAAAATTCACCTGTAAAAATATCGTATGCATACCCCTATTAACTATTTAtttaatacgtacatgtagattatGTGTTTCCCTTAAGCATAAATAATGTGTAGGTccatacaaataattatacacatagatCTTGcatagagctacatgtacaggtcaAACATGAAGATCTAGATTATTTTTACCGTAGACTAGTTGTGCTGTTGTGCTTGTAGAGTGTTGGCTCTTAAAGGTCTACGTCTGCAGAGCTTAAGAGAGGCCCTAGTCAGCGGTGAGTCGGAGTCAGAAGTCAGATCAGATCAGAGCTGTCCCTAGAAAGTTCAGAGTCCACGTGGTTTCTGGATTAACCCTTTAGCCTCATGCTCAGGAGGCAAAAACTTTCAAGATGCCCAAAGGAGGAAAACATGTTGGAAAAATCGCTTCTAAAGGGACTTCTTCATTGAGTATACCAGGCCCACCTTCTTCTAAACCTCCAGACGTGACACCATCAGTAGCTTCTGTGCTGGATGAGCTGAAATCAGTGATAAAACAAACACAGGTCTGATTGAGAGTGGCCATAAAATTATTAACTCCTTTAATATAATGCTGTGTGTCTGAATGGAAAGTGAacgtaaaataataattttgtgtACCATAGGAAGAGAAAGAGGTTGGAGAACAGACACTAACTGGAATCAATAAGACTCATGAGAAAGTAAAAAATGAGCCGAGAGGTACGTACTGAGGTGTTAGTGTAGTGGTGCCATAATAAGTAAGTATCTCTATGTGGCTTCTCCTCCAGTATCGCTATACTTCAAGCAAAAGTTACAGAATCAGTATGTGAATGCTCTACAGGCAGCGAAGAGAGAACTAGTGTGAGTTGGGTTAGTAgccttagacatgcatgcatgtaagtaTCCGCTTTTTGTGAGGTTCAGTATCCCCAGGTGACCTGCTCACTATTGGCACATAGAACTCCATGTCATAACAAGGAGtagcagtacatgcatgctgtagaAGAGAATGTTCCCCGAAGTGGGGAAGGGAATACAAACTGTAGCGTACCTTTTATCAGTAAATTGACGAGGACAGTTGTGTGAGATTGTAATCCTCTCTCCTACATATGCAGGCTGTTGGAGCAGTGTCTGAAGAAGGTGGACGAGGTTAAGGTGGAGATCGGAGAAGTGCAAGGTGTGTGAGTGGTTGCTGACTGTTTAGCATGAGAGAGGTTTTGTTGGGAGAAGCATGAGAATTAGTAGAACGTTATCGAATTATGTCATTGCGTACACAGGCTTGTAGCTACTTTCCGGCAGTAagatacacaatgtacatgtccAATTCCTACTTTTTATTTTTCAGCACGCGCTGCTCCACCATCCACTCGGAACATTGATGACTACCGATCAAAAAtgtgagtacatgcatgtatgtagagATAGTCTGTAAcctgaggctataattatatgcatgcagtgctataATTTTGCAGGGAAAAAAATATTAGGGACAACAATTCTGTCTTTAACATACAGTACGTACGTGTCTGTTTCTCGGAAAGATTTTTACTACATGCATTATAGttacaaataattacgtttgctgtgtacatgatgtataattattactatgtacaagtacaacaataataatagtcaTTTTGATCTTGTGATTCTTGAATTTCATGTGAAAATTCCTCAATTCATGTGTTTGCTCTCTGCATGCAGGCATTCTGGCCTGGGAACTATGAGAAGAGGCATGCTCATGACCGTACTGCAGCAGTATGCTGTCGAACAGCAAGTATGGAAGGGAAAGCCGGGAGAGAGGTGAGTGTGAGGGGATGTAGCGATGGATTGAGAGGATGCGTGTTGTGTGTTGGGGTAATGTATGTAGTAGGCAGTGAGAGATCTGTCTGTCATAATCTGTAGGCATTGTTTATGTTGTGTGCTAGTGGCTACTAGAGATGTCTTGCCACTCTCTCCCCACACAGCCCCCCTCCCCTGTGTGGTTGCGTCCCAGCTGATGAGAAGTATCGCTGCAAGCCAGCAGATCAGGTGAGCTTGTCTCAAAACCTCCTGTAGTAAAGGGTCATCAAATCGAAAAAGCACTTGTTTTTTAGTGCTAAACCTTAAACCTAGATTTATGCTAAGACTTCAATTTTGAGCAGATTGTTGGTGTACACATTATCTATCTAAACATTACCCCCccccgacacacacacacacacacacacacacacacacacacacacacacacaggttgctGCCAGAGTGCGTACAGAGGATGGTGAGGAGCAGTGGATACTGGCAGAGGTGTTCTCTTACAACTCACACAATCACAGGTATCTCGCATTTTTACTTTcctgtccataattattttactttCAAAAAGTGTCCCTTTGCAATTACTACCAATTGTTTCAACTTACTTTATATCCGGTCCTGCCCTTCTGTATTGTTCACTTTTCtgtaaattattactagaatggGCTCACCACTGTTGGTACtttagccattaattttgatatgataattataccaattaCCAACTACAGGTACTGTGTTGATGACATTGATGAAGAAGGGCACAACGAGCAGAGGTGGGTTAGTTTTGTATTATGTATATCCAACCCTATATCAGTAGTCTGCCTAAATACTTACGTACAACATTGCTTGTAAGCCTAAGGAAATGCATGGTGTAAGCTGGCTGTGAATAGTCCACGTGCAATGTAGATAAACATCACAGTTGGAACTTTAGTTATATACCTGTAGCCACACTATAGTCATATTGCATTTGTATCATGTCTTGATGTTTGAGGGCACAATAATTTATGGGGAAACCACGCAAATTTATCACGGAAATTGACAAGACATAAAAATACATAAGCAATTAAACGAGTAGGAGCAGCCATAAGGTATTTATTTCCTCCCTCTAGGAGGTATCATGTGAGCAAGAGACGTATAGTTCCCCTCCCTCGCTTTAAAGCTGATCCATTGACTAACCCTGAGGCCCTCTTTAGGCACAGACAGGTGAGGCACATTAAAATGAGGTGTCTGACTAGTGTTCCAGGTACTTAAAAGCTAGTAATTAACACATGTATGTCccaaaattaaaattattgATTTTTATGAACGAATGAATTTAGTTTTGAATGGCTGTAATAGTGATCACACCTAAAATTGTATACAATAGATAATAACATGCAATTAAATGTATTTCAAAACTTGCATACgtattaattattgtacacCATCCAATCATGTATCTGAACTAATTTCAGTCTCTGTCGATctacataaaaattatatgtacgtaattataattattacgtgtTTGTAGTTGGTGCTGGCTCTCTACCCTCAAACCACTTGCTTCTATCGTGCCATCATTGACTCTCCGCCTAAAGAAGTGAGTATACAGTGTCCATGCTATCTGAGCTAGTTTACCGTGCAGACCATGGATCattgtaatttttgttggtgaattaaatattcgtacagctcaaaATAGTGATGTAGAGCCTACATGTATTGCGCATAATAATTTTTGGATTAATTCTCtaaatacgaaaataacccgctaatGTACtaggggtacatgtacacataatattTTATTTGCTGACAGATGTGACTGCATGGTTGTCCAACTTTGTATCTCTTGTCACAGGTGGCTGGTGAGTACTCAGTGCTGTTTGAAGACACTTCCTACCCTGAGGGCTACTCCCCTGCCCTTGATGTTCCACAACGCTACGTTCTACCAATGAGAGAGACTAAGAAAAagtagtgtataattataactataattatggtaaaacaCAATGTCCTATATACACGTATAAGTACACTTTTCTCAACGTGTCTAATCAACTTTCAATTACGTTATCAGTTTTATCATTTCTGACATTAATTGGCTTACACTTTTAGCAGATTAATAAAGTATGTGCCTCATACGTATCATTATCTATACAATATAGCGTTGGGGAccacaatacatgtagctatataattatggtattgcTAGAAATTAATGCGTGATACCCAGCTGGGAGTAGCGAGCggctattattttattatcacGCATTTGTTATTTCCGCACACAAAAGTAATGGTTGTAATTTGTATAGTTAGGAGTTCCAGGAAACGTGGACAGGTTTAAAGTTCCACACGTCCGGATGGCCAAGAGGGACGGG contains these protein-coding regions:
- the LOC135339931 gene encoding uncharacterized protein LOC135339931, whose protein sequence is MDYDCQSSSSSNSYGDNKGLQYPTENLGTSWGSYLQSGPPTRASLAGGHKKVRNHTETVNEELAELGIPVNIKRSKPKAVVFDPFTQVRSIEDTSQPTTSTPEVHVHPASKNNTMKELKTQKENSEPPDTIVNYKKTLLKETQTLMEAINTSQQEIAKNGTNTDCLKALTAKDKTYSNLRQLVCEPINGNGVEVLSTGVLLDVIHYLTEVLNSLVQQSQKQLQHAESLQKSGRQLSKSQDRFFRDQHEIHKAIEEARMQLIKEQNAFKEEIIVKQENMERLQLALRQQIPTKAQKQTSTLGTVHEVMQGRNQMAALLQTQKEQAKLEKLLFRQQRDIQCIQRDLGNTKSELLSAQDHALKLEHKIVLHRRKAMPGQPREHAKALTRKEDRKGHKTTDTGLRGVLTAQRTLDREMLRIKRQIEEQQIQERLASKRLEASYQSLKKRAVALRQQAAGIKGKSLYVPSDETDNKDDDRQAQQQKKRKTHIPKLPQLQRLPKQAKVRKKPTYTFSKQELVTLACFSDEEATDNVMEWLEMQGNLVD
- the LOC135339941 gene encoding SAGA-associated factor 29-like, whose amino-acid sequence is MPKGGKHVGKIASKGTSSLSIPGPPSSKPPDVTPSVASVLDELKSVIKQTQEEKEVGEQTLTGINKTHEKVKNEPRVSLYFKQKLQNQYVNALQAAKRELVLLEQCLKKVDEVKVEIGEVQARAAPPSTRNIDDYRSKMHSGLGTMRRGMLMTVLQQYAVEQQVWKGKPGESPPPLCGCVPADEKYRCKPADQVAARVRTEDGEEQWILAEVFSYNSHNHRYCVDDIDEEGHNEQRRYHVSKRRIVPLPRFKADPLTNPEALFRHRQLVLALYPQTTCFYRAIIDSPPKEVAGEYSVLFEDTSYPEGYSPALDVPQRYVLPMRETKKK